From a single Lentisphaera profundi genomic region:
- a CDS encoding adenylate/guanylate cyclase domain-containing protein, which yields MTSFVEIVNKDKSTQQVHCLPITPIGRDSTNVVQLSDPLCSRNHAVINYVGKDKYYLIDMGSRNGVYLNNQRINNPMLLSDRDSLTIGTTKMIFHKHENSPVSGLKSYQHSDVQVSPEIRSVIILVADIRNFTQMSETLPIETLTNAMTYWFKATRNIIERNFGVVDKFIGDCVLAKWELKHPDPAAVPLILDAAYDIHRLTKTLPKIHPEVPDNIDIGCGINMGSVAMSENTILGDVVNTAFRLEEASKTLHGNIVMNHCFSSLNDSDILKREYKIAVKGKSRRLMVSSLSFEELENWLKTNPNPFRP from the coding sequence ATGACTTCTTTTGTTGAAATTGTAAACAAGGATAAATCCACACAACAGGTTCATTGTCTTCCTATCACTCCCATAGGAAGAGATTCTACAAATGTCGTTCAGCTATCAGATCCTCTCTGCTCTCGTAATCATGCCGTTATTAATTATGTGGGTAAAGACAAATACTATTTAATAGATATGGGCAGTCGCAATGGTGTTTATTTAAACAATCAACGTATAAATAACCCCATGCTTCTTTCTGATCGAGACAGTCTAACAATTGGCACAACCAAAATGATTTTTCATAAGCATGAAAATTCTCCCGTAAGTGGGCTTAAATCATATCAACATAGTGACGTTCAAGTTAGCCCCGAGATTCGTTCTGTTATTATTTTGGTTGCAGATATCCGGAATTTCACTCAAATGTCTGAAACTCTGCCCATAGAGACTTTAACTAACGCAATGACTTACTGGTTTAAAGCAACAAGAAATATCATTGAAAGAAACTTCGGGGTCGTTGATAAATTTATTGGCGATTGTGTTTTAGCTAAATGGGAACTTAAACACCCCGACCCTGCTGCTGTCCCATTAATTCTAGATGCCGCATACGATATACATCGCTTAACTAAAACCCTGCCAAAAATCCATCCCGAAGTACCTGATAATATCGATATAGGTTGTGGTATTAACATGGGATCCGTGGCGATGAGTGAAAATACTATTTTAGGAGATGTTGTCAATACTGCATTTCGCTTGGAAGAAGCTTCAAAAACTCTTCACGGTAATATTGTGATGAACCATTGTTTTTCATCACTCAATGATTCCGACATACTAAAACGCGAATACAAAATTGCTGTAAAAGGGAAAAGCCGCCGCCTGATGGTTTCTTCTCTCTCTTTTGAAGAATTAGAGAATTGGTTAAAGACTAATCCCAATCCTTTTCGACCTTAG
- the nhaD gene encoding sodium:proton antiporter NhaD yields MINSLLFASSSGLNATDHPLGYLALAVFVLSYLCVIFEEMLHMKKSKPVMLAAGLIWIIVGMIIYSKTDDTPIKQVSVEHVQVIDSHTVVSDSKTLNSNHDDAHRIEDGLKDSVHGDNEVKDSIHGDNEVKGSIHGDEVVKTEREEAFHHYNLEIKHLLVEFSELFFFLFVAMTFILTMEDRGVFRMLRAFLVGKGYSYRQLFWITGVISFFLSPIADNLTTALIMGTVVSRMADGNKKFLIPAFVNIVVAANSGGAFSPFGDITTLMVWQAGKVTFFEFFALFLPSVVNFIVPATILYFFVPKEKPAPLKEEVKVYYGAKTVSILFVVTVILSVTLHNFFHMPPFLGMMTGMSFLLIYNYTQIIQNREKHNGQPEINVFKYIEKTEFDTLFFFFGVIFCIGGLAYIGYIDKLASVMYAAEDKTAANVIAGLLSAVIDNIPMMFGVLKMDPTMSHYQWLMITLTAGVGGSVLALGSAAGVGLMGVARGQYTFMAHLKYSWVVVIGYAAAVYTHYLINSGM; encoded by the coding sequence ATGATTAATTCATTATTGTTCGCTAGTTCCTCAGGACTGAACGCGACGGATCATCCCCTGGGCTATTTGGCACTCGCGGTTTTCGTCTTATCATATTTGTGTGTAATTTTCGAAGAAATGCTTCATATGAAGAAGTCTAAACCTGTAATGCTAGCGGCTGGTTTAATTTGGATAATTGTAGGTATGATTATCTATAGTAAAACAGATGATACCCCCATCAAACAAGTGAGCGTTGAACATGTTCAAGTTATAGATAGTCATACAGTAGTTAGTGACTCAAAGACGCTTAATTCTAATCATGATGATGCCCATAGAATAGAAGATGGATTAAAAGATTCAGTTCATGGTGATAATGAAGTTAAAGATTCAATTCATGGTGATAATGAAGTTAAAGGTTCAATTCATGGTGATGAAGTGGTGAAAACCGAACGAGAAGAGGCTTTCCATCATTATAACTTAGAAATAAAACATCTTTTGGTAGAGTTTTCCGAATTATTCTTTTTCTTATTTGTCGCAATGACTTTTATTCTCACGATGGAAGATCGAGGTGTTTTCCGAATGTTACGTGCCTTTCTAGTCGGTAAAGGTTATAGCTATAGACAGTTGTTTTGGATTACCGGAGTGATTTCTTTTTTCCTTTCACCAATAGCAGATAACTTAACAACAGCATTAATAATGGGTACAGTGGTATCTCGTATGGCTGATGGTAATAAAAAGTTTTTAATCCCAGCCTTTGTCAATATAGTTGTAGCCGCCAACTCAGGTGGAGCATTTTCTCCCTTCGGTGATATCACAACCTTAATGGTTTGGCAGGCAGGAAAAGTGACTTTCTTTGAGTTCTTTGCTTTATTTCTTCCTTCTGTAGTTAATTTCATTGTACCCGCAACTATTCTTTATTTCTTTGTTCCCAAAGAAAAACCTGCTCCACTTAAAGAAGAAGTTAAAGTTTACTATGGCGCAAAAACTGTCAGTATCTTATTTGTTGTGACCGTAATACTTTCTGTTACACTTCATAATTTTTTTCATATGCCTCCATTCTTGGGGATGATGACAGGTATGTCTTTCCTTCTGATTTATAATTACACTCAAATTATCCAGAATCGTGAAAAGCATAATGGTCAACCAGAAATCAACGTCTTTAAATATATTGAGAAAACAGAATTCGATACATTATTTTTCTTTTTCGGAGTCATCTTCTGTATTGGTGGTTTAGCCTATATAGGTTATATCGATAAATTGGCATCTGTAATGTATGCAGCTGAAGATAAAACGGCTGCCAATGTTATTGCAGGACTTTTATCCGCAGTCATTGACAATATTCCTATGATGTTTGGCGTTCTTAAAATGGATCCCACAATGAGTCATTATCAATGGTTAATGATTACTTTAACTGCTGGTGTAGGTGGTTCAGTATTAGCCTTAGGTTCAGCAGCAGGAGTAGGCTTAATGGGAGTTGCCCGCGGTCAGTACACTTTCATGGCCCACTTAAAATACTCTTGGGTTGTAGTCATCGGCTACGCAGCGGCTGTTTATACACATTATTTAATAAATAGCGGCATGTAA
- a CDS encoding RNA polymerase sigma factor — translation MNENTRLTLLEKVRNQHDEKSWGDFVDTYRPFIYSVCRKMNVAHYEAEELTQDILLKLWGKLPEFQYEKNGRFRAWLCTVTGNQVKNFFRSHQRRNERDKKYFDESITDPEIESITEESWKKYAVLRALENIRPLFSEKVFDIFNLLQQGKTRPQVAELMDVSPNQVSVYKERVLRRLTSEIRRLDQEWG, via the coding sequence ATGAATGAGAATACACGATTAACTCTGCTAGAAAAAGTCCGCAATCAACACGATGAAAAATCGTGGGGTGATTTCGTTGACACATATCGCCCCTTTATTTATTCTGTATGTAGAAAAATGAATGTAGCTCACTATGAAGCAGAAGAGCTAACTCAGGATATTTTATTGAAACTATGGGGAAAGCTACCTGAATTTCAATATGAAAAAAATGGTCGTTTTAGAGCTTGGTTATGCACTGTAACAGGCAATCAAGTTAAGAACTTTTTTCGTAGTCATCAGCGCCGCAATGAGCGTGATAAAAAATATTTTGACGAAAGTATTACAGATCCTGAAATAGAAAGTATCACAGAAGAGAGCTGGAAGAAGTATGCAGTATTGCGAGCGTTAGAGAATATACGTCCTTTATTTTCCGAAAAAGTTTTCGATATCTTTAACTTACTTCAGCAGGGAAAAACTCGACCACAAGTGGCTGAATTAATGGATGTAAGCCCCAATCAAGTATCAGTCTACAAAGAGCGCGTTTTACGACGCTTGACTTCAGAAATCAGACGCTTAGATCAGGAATGGGGTTGA
- a CDS encoding serine/threonine-protein kinase, which produces MNPEEFYKQLESTSSDLFDVALGHESSEDRYTEMEDIGCGSSKTIRKALDLSSGRSIALALPNENLTKEQVRSFLEEARLNASLQHPNIIQVYNLGYRQDGTPFFTMKLCTHKKLSHLLADSANNLFTLIEIFLKICEAMDYAHSKGAIHRDLKDDNILLGDFGEVFVSDWGSAQILSNSLLEQELGQFTSPISKGTSGFMSPEQHAGDEISISQDIYSLGALLYKILTQKNPTQDAPAPREINHQTPLGLEAICLKAMAHNHQHRYHNCAELINDVRAYLSGFAPKAEAASINKQITLFLIRHKALSFTSLLCLILISVLSIFYVYSLKNKEKQTASERDRAENALELYDIEKSSRMKIASMGADYFIRQANQLISSHTSTLALELLDSIPHNKLNKKQLKSIYTSYGRIYFYRQEFNKAITYLQKGEVYKDNKLLEIAQHFVDIKNSDQNKLDTVETIKIINSLFTIDLHQVHCFFREQVLQIKDYEGQIPIIQKMIMLNNSIDSVDIKFEIIDEKHHLDLSHNKLMRRWEPTREMKLTSLDLSYSPVRTHFYVLYNMPLETLNIAHCKISKFDFLNELKYLKTLTIDSKTAQKQSLIDLQKELGFTLKVID; this is translated from the coding sequence ATGAACCCAGAAGAATTTTATAAACAACTAGAATCTACCTCATCGGATTTATTTGATGTTGCTCTCGGTCATGAAAGCTCAGAAGATCGCTATACCGAGATGGAAGATATCGGCTGTGGCTCAAGTAAAACAATTCGCAAAGCACTAGATTTAAGTAGCGGGCGCTCTATTGCCCTCGCTCTGCCAAATGAAAACTTGACAAAAGAACAAGTGCGCAGTTTTCTCGAAGAAGCACGGCTAAATGCTTCGCTTCAGCACCCTAATATTATTCAAGTCTATAATTTGGGCTATCGCCAAGATGGCACTCCATTTTTCACAATGAAGCTCTGCACCCATAAAAAACTTAGTCATTTACTTGCGGACTCCGCGAATAACCTTTTTACTTTGATCGAAATTTTTCTTAAGATTTGCGAGGCGATGGACTACGCTCATTCAAAGGGTGCTATACACAGGGACCTCAAAGATGACAATATTCTTTTAGGTGACTTTGGTGAAGTTTTTGTTTCAGACTGGGGCTCAGCACAAATACTAAGTAATTCCTTACTCGAGCAAGAATTGGGACAATTTACTTCTCCCATTAGTAAGGGAACATCAGGTTTCATGTCACCTGAACAGCATGCTGGCGATGAGATCAGTATTAGTCAAGATATTTATTCCTTAGGCGCCCTGCTCTATAAAATACTCACTCAAAAAAACCCTACTCAGGATGCTCCTGCACCCCGTGAAATCAATCACCAGACCCCTTTAGGACTAGAGGCTATATGCCTTAAAGCGATGGCTCACAATCATCAACATCGCTATCATAATTGTGCGGAATTAATCAATGATGTTCGCGCTTATTTATCTGGCTTTGCACCCAAAGCTGAAGCAGCTTCGATTAATAAACAAATAACACTCTTTTTAATCAGACATAAAGCACTGAGTTTTACTTCTTTACTCTGTCTAATACTCATTTCCGTACTCTCTATTTTCTATGTATATTCACTTAAAAATAAAGAAAAACAAACTGCATCAGAACGAGATAGAGCCGAGAATGCACTAGAGCTTTACGATATTGAAAAGTCTAGCCGTATGAAAATTGCTTCTATGGGGGCTGATTACTTTATTCGACAAGCTAACCAACTCATTAGTTCCCATACGAGTACACTCGCACTAGAACTACTTGATTCGATTCCTCATAATAAACTCAATAAAAAACAATTAAAATCTATTTACACATCATATGGACGGATTTATTTTTACCGGCAAGAATTTAATAAAGCTATTACATATCTACAAAAAGGAGAAGTCTACAAAGATAATAAACTTTTAGAAATAGCTCAACATTTTGTCGATATAAAGAACTCGGACCAAAATAAATTAGACACTGTGGAAACTATAAAAATAATTAATTCTTTATTTACTATCGACCTTCATCAAGTGCATTGTTTTTTTCGCGAACAGGTTTTACAAATAAAAGATTATGAAGGACAAATACCCATTATTCAAAAAATGATTATGCTCAACAACTCCATTGATTCAGTAGATATAAAATTTGAAATAATTGACGAAAAACATCACTTAGACTTATCCCACAATAAGCTAATGAGAAGATGGGAACCCACTAGAGAAATGAAACTCACGAGTTTAGATCTTTCTTATTCACCTGTAAGAACTCATTTTTATGTTTTGTATAATATGCCTTTAGAGACTTTAAATATTGCTCACTGTAAAATCTCTAAATTTGATTTCTTAAATGAATTGAAGTATTTAAAAACTCTAACTATTGATTCAAAAACAGCACAAAAACAAAGCCTCATCGACTTACAAAAGGAATTAGGTTTCACATTAAAGGTAATCGACTAA
- a CDS encoding mechanosensitive ion channel family protein, protein MRYILFLSTIFLFFSLSDLKAQVPVQKDGFSQAEEASSELKKDQVKSSSTTSSIENKEIKDSDLDSESSQPIKALNESSEIIKKTIAASADEASELSLSKVTRFVRISGVIFSLTLIILTIMILRLMHRLVERFSLQIPQKRMLFHKIETIAQFFIYVGVAITVFLLSFRINEQLLSIIGGTLAVSFGFAIKDLIASFIAGLMIMVDRPFQVGDRITFDGQYGDITAIGLRSVRMQTLTDDTVTIPNNKFLSDVTVCGNYGELSMQMTIDFYIGLDQDIETACNIANEATSSSHYVCLPKPIVVLVKQVIIESYMAYRVRVKAYVLDTQYEAAFETDLNLRIMKAFKDQQIQPPSILHRNQ, encoded by the coding sequence ATGCGATATATTTTATTTCTCAGCACTATTTTTCTCTTTTTTTCTCTTTCTGATCTTAAAGCTCAAGTACCCGTTCAAAAGGATGGTTTTTCTCAAGCTGAAGAAGCTTCTTCAGAACTAAAAAAAGATCAAGTAAAGTCATCATCCACAACCTCAAGTATTGAAAATAAGGAGATCAAAGATTCAGATCTTGACTCTGAGTCTTCTCAACCAATAAAAGCATTAAATGAATCTTCAGAAATAATCAAGAAAACGATAGCCGCCAGCGCTGATGAAGCCAGTGAATTGAGCTTAAGTAAAGTTACCCGCTTTGTGAGAATCAGTGGAGTTATTTTTTCTTTAACGCTAATTATTTTGACGATTATGATTCTTCGCTTAATGCATCGATTAGTTGAACGCTTCAGTCTCCAAATACCTCAAAAACGAATGCTCTTTCATAAAATCGAAACAATTGCACAGTTCTTTATTTACGTTGGCGTCGCCATTACTGTGTTTTTACTAAGCTTCAGAATTAATGAGCAGTTATTAAGCATTATTGGAGGTACTTTAGCGGTTTCATTTGGCTTTGCTATAAAAGATTTAATAGCGTCATTTATCGCGGGCTTAATGATCATGGTTGATCGCCCCTTCCAGGTCGGTGACCGTATAACTTTCGATGGTCAGTATGGTGATATAACCGCCATCGGTTTACGTTCTGTACGTATGCAAACTTTAACTGATGATACCGTGACGATTCCAAATAATAAATTCCTTAGTGATGTCACCGTCTGCGGGAACTATGGTGAGCTATCCATGCAAATGACTATCGACTTTTACATTGGTCTAGATCAGGATATTGAAACGGCATGTAATATTGCTAATGAAGCGACCTCTAGTAGTCATTATGTATGCTTGCCAAAACCTATAGTCGTCTTGGTTAAACAAGTAATTATAGAGAGTTATATGGCTTACCGAGTTCGCGTCAAAGCTTACGTTTTGGATACTCAATATGAAGCTGCATTTGAAACCGATCTCAATTTACGAATAATGAAAGCCTTCAAAGATCAGCAGATTCAGCCTCCTTCTATTCTTCACCGAAACCAATAA